One Phoenix dactylifera cultivar Barhee BC4 chromosome 8, palm_55x_up_171113_PBpolish2nd_filt_p, whole genome shotgun sequence genomic window carries:
- the LOC103704408 gene encoding alpha-1,3-arabinosyltransferase XAT3-like — translation MAKGSRRLVLGFLLLLLLYATFLRSNIASLHLGKLQLPHWSDNLIPTGRSDGTNVDDVELTRFLLRRLVPGKARRELSQNGISCIADPESDLCVTTDAVRISTATSSSPATVYLTAGQQLRPGFNPFVLRPYPRKTDSFAMQRTAPVHLLAAHSKPPPCDSTHPFPAILFSTGGFAGNFFHDVNDVLIPLFLTAGHLRSRAQLLVADFEPWWTQKYRRVLLHLSSAASLAVASSPSTPVEPKVHCFPAAVVGLKYHGSLLCNTSDSPGGVSTLDFRRFLHDALGLKGERAAGAMRPVLVLISRRRSRALLNEDGVVALAKKVGFEVEVTAPARMSSVGEFAGVVNGCGVLMGVHGAGLTNMVFLPAGAVVVQVVPWGLDWAAAEYYARPARRMGLHYVEYHAAVEESTLYDKYPKDNPVLVDPWSINRQGYNVSRPIYTDGQNLTLDLARFRETLSQALQLLPRPTRPW, via the exons ATGGCCAAGGGATCTAGAAGGCTGGTGCTGGGGTTCCTGCTTCTGCTTCTGCTCTATGCCACCTTCCTGCGCTCCAATATCGCATCTCTTCATCTCG GGAAGTTGCAATTACCCCATTGGTCCGATAATCTCATACCGACCGGAAGAAGCGACGGTACAAATGTTGACGATGTGGAGCTCACACGGTTTCTTCTGCGGAGACTAGTACCAG GAAAAGCCCGAAGAGAGCTGAGCCAGAATGGCATATCCTGCATAGCCGATCCCGAGTCCGACCTATGCGTCACTACAGACGCCGTCAGGATATCCacggccacctcctcctcccccgcCACCGTCTACCTCACCGCCGGCCAGCAACTTCGCCCCGGGTTCAACCCTTTCGTCCTCCGTCCCTATCCTCGGAAGACCGACTCCTTCGCCATGCAGCGCACGGCCCCCGTCCACCTCCTCGCCGCCCACTCCAAACCCCCGCCCTGCGACTCAACCCACCCATTCCCTGCGATCCTCTTCTCCACAGGCGGCTTCGCCGGCAACTTCTTCCACGACGTCAACGACGTCCTCATCCCTCTCTTCCTCACCGCCGGCCACCTCCGCTCCCGCGCCCAACTTCTCGTCGCCGACTTCGAACCTTGGTGGACCCAGAAGTACCGCCGCGTCCTCCTCCACCTCTCCTCCGCCGCGAGCCTCGCCGTCGCCTCCTCCCCCTCGACCCCCGTCGAGCCGAAAGTCCACTGCTTCCcggcggccgtggtgggcctcaAGTACCACGGCAGCCTCCTCTGCAACACCTCCGACTCCCCCGGCGGCGTCTCCACCCTCGACTTCCGGCGCTTCCTCCACGACGCCCTCGGCCTCAAGGGAGAGCGTGCGGCAGGGGCGATGAGGCCGGTGCTGGTGCTCATCTCGCGGCGGAGGTCGCGGGCGCTGCTCAACGAAGACGGGGTGGTGGCACTGGCGAAGAAGGTGGGGTTCGAGGTGGAGGTGACGGCGCCGGCGAGGATGTCGAGCGTGGGGGAGTTCGCCGGGGTGGTGAACGGGTGCGGGGTGCTGATGGGGGTGCACGGGGCTGGGCTGACCAACATGGTGTTCCTGCCGGCAGGGGCCGTGGTGGTGCAGGTGGTGCCGTGGGGGCTGGACTGGGCGGCGGCGGAATACTACGCGCGTCCGGCCAGGAGGATGGGGCTGCACTACGTTGAGTACCACGCGGCGGTGGAGGAGAGCACGTTGTATGATAAATATCCCAAGGATAATCCGGTGCTCGTCGATCCGTGGTCGATAAACCGGCAAGGATACAATGTAAGCCGGCCGATTTATACTGATGGCCAGAACTTGACGCTGGACCTGGCGAGGTTCAGGGAGACGCTGTCGCAAGCGTTGCAGCTGCTCCCCCGGCCCACCCGTCCTTGGTGA